In Drosophila busckii strain San Diego stock center, stock number 13000-0081.31 chromosome 3R, ASM1175060v1, whole genome shotgun sequence, the sequence TGTTAacttcatatttgttttagAGTACAAGATAGACTGTAGGTAAGCGATGCTAAGTCGCTTTTTTTATAGGCCTCGACTTatcagctggcagctgctttatCTGCAATTGGAAACAAATTGCTTCATGTCATGTTTATTGATTGACATGCgtcaaatattaattacaaatgtgaatttagcaacaaataagcTTTCTCGATCATTGCCCATCTCGCACGAATACTCTGCGCACATTATCAACGTtccaaaagccaaaataatTGGAGGTCGCATTCACTGGGTCGCCTGTTACGCAGCCGTTTTTACACTGGCAGCCGAATATGTTGCACTTGCCGTTGCCACAATAGAAGCCCTCCGGCTGGAAGCCGTCATCGCAGACGTCGATCTTGCAGCCCGTCTTCCACTTCTGGGCATAGTAAAACTTGCAGTCATCCGTCGGATCGGTCAAGTCAAAGGCTATGGTCTTGGTCACACAGCAAACGGCATTGCTGGTGGCTATTAATTGCAGCACTAAGATTGGTACGGCTAAGCCGGCAAGGAAGCAGCGTGCTGCCATTTattcttgttttttgttctatataaatttgtagaaATCTTGTGATGTTTGTTCAAAGGGATAAATGAAACTGTCACTGAGTTTGCTGGCTGTGTTTTCGGTGTAGGCTTTGATGCTTTGTCAGATGCAACTGTGGTTGTTGTACTATAACAATGAAAGTGTAGCAATTTAGCATGTTATGTGTAAATGctaagtatacgcagcgtggcAAATGCTTGCACaataaaaacgaaatttaTATACTTGGCACAGTTTTTGCACTGGCAGCGTGGAGCATTGggcaagtaaatattttataatttaatcaacATAAAAGCTACGCAAAGACAATGGCGCCGTGCTCGAGTATGCTCCGTGCTCAGTGTCATGCCGCCGCCTCTGTGGTTAACGAAGACAATAAAAaggagcagcagaagcagtgagagcagcagccgcgGCAACGCCAAAACGAATGTCAAATACGTTGCGCGATAATGTTTAATGATAAGCAGcgagcaggcggcggcggcggcggcggcagcagtagcagcagcagcggtacAAGTTGAAATACTGGAGGCAATAGTCGAAGATGTTTATCGTGCGAGTGCGACAATAAAAGCGAAGACAACTGCCatgtgccgcagcagcagcagcagcagcaggagcagcagcagcagcagcagtaagcAGAAGCTTCAACATTCGGGGGCACAACAAAACTGAGCAGCACTGACAAATGGTCCGCTCCTGACAAGCGACAGTCGAGTCGGGCAAGACGGCCCGTTGTCATTTCAATGGAGCAATGGACaagtttatatttgcatttatttctattagGCACACATTTGTCAAAAGCTGTTTATGTGCATGCCCCAAGATGAGATCTTGATCTCTTTATGTGTGTACGCCAGACAGTAGCTTTAACTTGGGCAGACATCAAGGCAATAAGTCCGCCCGGCcctgctttagctttagctttagcctgCCGAATGGCGGGCGGCACATTTTCGTAGACAGGctgagcaataaaatatttattcggTATTGTCGTGCACTTTTATTTGACatcataaacaaaagccacgaAAGTGTAAACACAACTTTTGCACACTGGCATCGGCAGTCAAAGTTGTTTGCACTGTGACTCTCATGTAGCTGCTGTCGTTTAAGCTcccgttgttattgttgttgttcttcttcttcttgtatTGTTGACTTATTTAAGCCATAAAGTGCTCTCTcttacacaaacacacacacacacacactcgctcgctcacgCACACTTGAATATTGACACGAGCACGTGTGGGTGTGCCAAATTTAACGCCTCTCGTACGCACGTTCATAGATGTAGACAATGCCAACAGGCccacaaaaaagtaaaatacacacaacaaacaaataaacaaaaataaataaaaaagaaaagcagctaaaacaaaagacaaacaacaataacaacaacaagtgccaCTGAGAGGCAAATGTATAAATCTAGTTGCATATGAATTTTATGCTgatttttgcatacactttagTCCTTCCCTTCATATGATTAAATTAGCGAAACgtgaaatttgttatttggcatttgttgaatcaatacaatttttgaGTTCGTGTCGCGTATGCCAGTAATTTTGATAATACGGCAACAACATGATatacaattgaaatatttgtttaataaatattttgtatttcgcATAAGCCAAACATTGCCACTTAGCAAGAGTGCCTGCTGGCTTGGTAAATGTATGTCGAGAGACTGAGCCCAGCAGCAAGTCAAAAACGCATACATTTCGGGTTGACGTGTTTTGAATTTCGATTTCTATTTACTTAACATTGGTTTTAGTTTCGAGCACAGACTGCGCCTTCGCGGTTATTGAACCCATTGCCTACATGTAGGCGAAGTGGGTCTCCAACTAAATTGCAGACGCTACAAGTGGTTGCGGCCGTATTTAAGTTTTGCCAAAGTTTCTAAACAATGCTTTTGAGTTTATGCTGGGGCggcatataaattgtaacGGCAGCATTTATGCCTcgagtattttatttaacataagcAATATATTTAGCTTGAGTCTATCGTGTATTTAATATGTGGCATGGTGCGCGACGCATATGCCacacgcagcgcagcgcagcacagcacagcacagcacagacGAGGCGGCTGGTAGCGTGGGGCATGCCGCACGCTTTATacgcaatttttgtttacgctgctgctgctgggcgcgcTGCCTGGCTTGGCCACCTTGCCGCTAACGTGCcacgcatataaattattgtatcTCGGGCGTATTAAAAATGTACGAGTGCTCATCTTGTTATCCTGTTGTGTAAGCGGATTATGTCGGGCATAAATGTCATGCGTTGTGCGGCTGTTGTAACCACTTCGCTGCCTGcgccactccactccactccactccacacGCTGACTCCAGCTAGTCTGCAGCatacttttattattctttGCTTTCCTTTTCATTCTCGCttttttctcttcttcttctttctgCTGTGcgtcttgttttgttttcgctgTGTGTGTCGCAGCGATTTGTGTGACACTGTTTTTCTGCCATTGTGTATTAAGCATGACGCAGCCACGCCCATGACCCATCGCCCACCGCCCCAACgttgttttcacttttatgGCAATCGATGGCCGCCAATGGCCAACAATTTGCACATAACTTGCACTCAAAAGTGCCAACGTTCAGCAGGGCAGGATCCAGTGTCCATTGCACAATTTGGGCAATGAAAAAATTGCTACGCAAATATAACgcgtgttgttgtttgcattagctgcatttttattgcttggcGAATTGCAAacgctgcaattgctgctgcttctgctgctgctgctgctgttgtggcagctTATCGCCTGCGTATTGGCCATATAAGCTTATGATATGTTTAACAACAGCGAGTTGGCTTAATAGACTCGCTTTAAGCTTGCTTGGGTCACTGTCAACAATATTAACTGccgcttattaatatttaattagctcaGCCGCCTGCCCAGCTACATACATTTCTATAATTAGCCAGTGATTGTCATAGCAAGTTAAttatgccaaagccaaagatgGCTCATACTTTATTCACACTACAATAATTGAGACTAATTGAATTAAGTTTGTGAGCATGTGACACCAAAGTCCAGTTAGACTTTGCCGCTTCCCTAAACACGTAATTAGCGGCATTAATTTGTTGGTCCAACAGCGACTGAGCAGTCagtccatccatccatccatccatccatccatctatctatctatctatctatctatctatcagCTGGCATCAGTTTGATGTCGAACTTTAATGCCAGCACTGTCCGTGCTTAACTGGCCAGCTATAAGCGCACAGATATGCCAAAACATAAAgctcacatacacatatacacacatacacacacattgcgaGCCATTTGGCCACAATATCACTGctgttgttttcgttttttgaAGCGcctttgaaatgttttttttttttgactatAAAGCCGCTTTGGCTCTCGCACTCTTTATTTTGCTCCACgcgcatacaaattatttgcagcttatcAGCGCTCTGCTTGCTCTGCTGTCCATTTTTATGGtcctttgtttttgttattgctggcgAAGCGACCAAGCTACGCACACCATATTTTCCAGCACTGACCGCTGCTAAAGTgctctatgtctgtgtgtgtgtgtgtgtgtgtgtgtgaccacAAGTGCTTGGAAGAGCACACAACACACTTATCGCAAACAACAGCACAGGACATCACTTGAATATGGCCTAAGCAGTTTCCTCAACCCACtccattgcttttgtttttggttttcaaTGTGAACTCAAATGGCAGAGCTCGGATTTTCGCTTTGTTATGTTtcgtttgattttgtttttgtttttcctttttttttttcggcatCAGCGACAGGCATCAAATATTGTCGCAGCTAAACTTTTGCCACACAAAACTGCCAACATATTCAAAAAGCCATCATCCGTTAACCGCAAATATGTTGACTAGATTTAATGGCGCTTTTCCAACTCGATCAATAGAcatcatatacatatgcatataatgcTAAATTGCCAAAGCTAAAGTCACAATTCGCTAAACCCTTCAATTGTGTCTCCCATATATTGTTTTAGCTAGAAGTGCTCCCATATAATCATAATTACTGattttaagctgcaacatTGATTAAAGCTTATGCATTGTGAACGCGTTGTGAACTGATTGCTTTCGCGACCAACATGGACGGGACATTCATTGTTTTCACGTTGATTTTCGCTCTGTTGGCTGCTGAGCTGTTATTAAATATGACCACAGATCGACGCAATGGTGCGCGCTGTAATTAAGCTGCGGCacagtgcgtatacgcaatataagCTACCACAAGTGCGAAGGTGGCTCAAGGCTGCttcatattatatttttatttggcattcattaattaaatgtattaagcGGCAATTCAAATAAGTTTTAAGCATTTCATTATGCTGCCATTTAAGTTCTTAACTCGCTTTATACCGACGGCaacagcgacggcgactgcaactgcgactgcgacagagtgtttaatgtgttttaatttgatGGCTGGCATTTAAAAAAGTCACACTtgaaaaagcttttaatgtGCTGCTCaattatagtatataaaatatgcagagcaagttgttgcataaatttatacaacttTAAGCACATATTGcagtcattgttgttgctcctgaTAATCATCACTTGCAGCTTAATGTGGACAACGTGCATTGCAGTTTAGCTTAAGgattagcagctgctgcgacaCGTGGCCGAAGTACATTAAAATTATGGAGCAGACAAATGAATGTTGGAGCACAAGCCTTAAAGTGCCTGCcgttgttttgatttttaatttatgttaattaagtgTAGACTCGGCAAATAATCTTAAGCATTTGGGATTGCGCTGCCACGCAAGAAGTGGATTATAAGTAAGCGCAAGCAGCTTTTTCCCTTAAGCAGGCTCCAGCGCATGTGTTTAGCttcttttgtttgtctatCGCACATAACCGCTGCCAaggtaaacacacacacacacacacaaagacacagacagagacacacccacacagagacagcgagTGGGCTGCTGATGACGATGACTGTCGCATAGATAAGCTGGATAAGCAGACTGCTTGGCAACGCTCTTAAGCCTGGACtgaagtatgtgtgtgtgtgtgtgtgtgtagagagcatgtgtgtgtgtgttaattacatttacaaataaaaaggcATTTACAtgcatttctatttttagctACGTATTTTTATcgcaattattaatttatttacgcttGTTGCAAAAACTCGGTTATGCTATTCAATAAAGTATTTTCAACAAGTTTTTGTCTCTCTGTGCTGAATTTCACATTTCGTTtggcatgcacacacacacacacacacacacacacacacacacaacaacaaaaaaagaagaaattatgcaaaaacttTCAATAAAATGGATTTATGCACAAAATGTTTACGGTCAGAGGTCAATTCAATATATATGGTACATACatttactttcaatttgttttggctgcttgtttttccgattttttgctttgggtctttagcagcaatttcatcaaacatgcatttttaaaaacgTTGTTATAATTTGACAATGTGTAAGTGCGTAGGCTGggcagtaaaaaatatttattcccatacacatatatgcaagtatttataaaatgttgcaaatattttcatgatGTGCAGAGGCCAAGTGCTGCCAATTGTCGCCTGTTAACGCCTTTTTtctctatgtgtgtgggtgtgtgtgtgcgttcctgcatttaatattttgcccAAAGGCTCAACACTTTCCGATCATCTATATTTAACAACTGAAGTGagagtatttattaaaatgtcaatAGCAGAGACAGAACTGACAGCAGGAGGCCATGCCATGTAAATATATAGTCTGGCTTTTCAATTGGGCGCTGATAAAAGAAGAAGTAAAAACAACTATGGAGAGCATGTAAAACTGTATTGTGTGCAGCTTTGAGATTCTGCTGAGAggtaaattaattgcaagaTTGTTGCAAAAGATTGTCTGCATGTCGAAGGGAGCTTTGAGTACTAtacaatgcaatttaatgttgAGCAATCCAAAGTAAATTGGTGGCTTttgataaaattatatttaaaatcttaaaatGAGAGTTGCTAATAATACTGCACAACATAATTtgattgcaatattttagtatttttaattcagTTTTTGTGCAATAAGAATTATTGTACGATTTAAAGTAAGGTCagtaaagcaaagcatatataaacattaaaaccACTCTTtgtactataaataaaaatacttatacGTATACTTGATCATGCTTgctatttagtattttttacgTTACGTGTTCATTGCATCAATATTTTACGTAGATATATAAGCTCTCGATAACTAATCCAATTTGTCAGTTTTAATTGGaagatttataaaattgtaagaTACAAAACTAATGCTTGCATATATTTCTTAGTACTTTCGGTGCTACGGGCATGACAAAGTCAATGAACCGTTGTGGTCAAGCCACAGAGCACTCGAATTTTAGTGTaatttgactttatttttatcGAAGAGTTTAAGAGTCATCGTAGCTTATGTGTTTAAgattattgaattaaaagctTTCTCAATATTTTTTGATCTTTTAATTCTCATTCCAAAGGCGTTAGTCATATTCTAATTATTAGTTTAGTTATTCTCAGCGCTTAAATCGCACAAACTTTGCAAACATATTCGCACCATTGCACTAAGAACTTTTTGAGCAGCCTAGTTTGGTTTAAAGCTTtactaagcataaaatatgcaccTGCATATGTTGGTGACCAAGCAGCGAACGACGAGCTAAGTTGTGCAGTTATTAAAAGAACGTCCTGAAGACGTAGAGCGCCTGCAGTGCCGGCAGAGTACttaagatttaatttattttattaacaagttgcagctgtgtagcaaagtaaacaaatgcagccCAGACGCCCGCACGCCCGCACGCCCGCACGACCACCCGCCCACAGCAAGAGCAAACTTTGAGCTGACGCTGACAAGTGAATGAAACTAACGCCTTTCAAATTAtctttttttcttatataaatttaattaattaaattagactgctgcttgttttgcaCTGCAGTGTACAGTTTCGCCTTAAGGcaagcaattgtttgtttgtgtgtgtgtgtgtatttttattttgacaataaattgaatttgtagtAATTCATTAACATTCAAGCATACTCTGTGTGCTGTATAAATTGCTCATataagccagcaacaacaacaaggacatCTGAGCAGCATATATCTTTTCTTTTATACCCTTTCAACccaaagcggcagcagcagcagccagctaGGGTTATAAATAAACGCTGgccaacacaacaacaataacaacagcaacaacagcaatagcagcagcagcagcagcagcagcagcaacaacaaaagcagctgtaAGCGGAGCCAGGCAGTTTCAAGGACATTTTCAACGAGCGCAACTACAGCGCTGTACAGCTTGCTCAGCTGTCCGCTTTGGTATTTCttatgattttgttgttgccgttgctgttgttgttgttgttgctgttttctaGCCTGCTAAAATTTATACGACTTGCTaaaattgcacataaattaaatttatgttttatgagCATTGTGCTTGGCCCGTTATGTTTTCGTTTGCGCTCTGGTTTGCGTATGCTTCTACACTTGGGTTCGTCCTGccgctcaggctcaggctcattCTCAGGCTAGGCTCGGCTCGGGCCAAGTCGTAGGCATTGTGTTGTAAGCATTTACGTGCCGGAATcacgcatttatttaatacgcACAGTAAATTTTCAACACTTAGAACTAAATAGACGCACATTTAGTGCCATTTCGATAGCACAGTGGCCACTTGACCACCAGAGGCTGCTGAGGCGACGCTGGGCAGCTGGACGGCTGGTCTATATGACATTAATAATTCACTGGTGCGCAGTCAATTTGGCCAAATCGCTTGGCCATTCAGTCAGTgtgtattattttgtttgatttcttTATGTTCTCTTTTTTGTTCGGGGGGGCGTGGCGGGTGGGGCGCTTGttgttcattatttttaaacgctGCTGACAGTTGTAAATCTGTCAGGCTTATTAACCGTTAAATGTCACTTAACTGTCAGTCGTTTGGTCCACAACATCAACAATAAATGAACTTCAAAATATGCGCATAATGCTCGTAttcccaacaacaacaaaagcaactgcgTGTGTATCAAATGAAATTCGCTGATGCTAGCAGCatcggcaacagcagcagcagcagcagcagtaataataacaataatataaaacggCAATTTCAGcagttgtaattatttttcatgtctttattacatttaaatgccaatttaTTGCCAACGATTAAATTACGAGCTTGCATACGTAATGAATCTTTACTTTGAAGTTTGGTGcggcaagtgggcgtggcccacgcaacaacaataaatcgAACAATGTATTTCATAagtgtttgatttattttactcGAGTAGAGCGGCATAAGCTCTTGCATAGTTTTTAAACTGAAAGCCAGCACGTCTGACTagacacaaaatatatttgccatACAGCTGGCAGCACTTTAATAATTTCCGTTTATCTGTTGAGTAAGTAACTGAAATGCTTGCATCAACTGAGCCACAACAGttacaaaaacagcaacaacaacagcaaggcTTGTTGTTCTGGCATTTTATAAATCGCTTGACATGGCAGCAACAGTGCCAAGTGAAAGtacaaaactaaacaatgcAGGCTCAGACGCAGCACACAactgagacagagagagagagagagagggagagcgaaagagagagcgggagGCGGCTACTTGCCAGGGCAAAAAAGGCAAGTTTATACGAATATGAAACATGGCAATAAATATTGTGCAGGCATTAAACGTTTGGCTTACTTTACTTactagcaatagcaacaaaaataacaacagcaacaactgggagaagaagaagaagaagagctaTAGGCCAAGTCAGTTGATACTGTTGTGGGGCGTATTCAGGCATTGAACATCGTTTAACTGCCTTAGTTATCACTCGGCTTAAAGCTCTGTGTCTGTCTTGTTTATGTGCCCATGTGTAGCAACTTTTCTCGTGTAAAGCATTTCCACACCATTAAATTgacaatgcaataaaatgccCAGGCTCTTGACCAGCTGCTAGCTACaaacaaactatatatatctCTACATATATCAGTGGAGCTCGGGCAACGCATTAATAAACGCCACAATAGCTGACCAGAGTAGTGCTTTAGCTAAATGGCTTGAGTTACAGTGCACTATTCATTTGcacgttgcacacacacacacacatacacacagagacacgtgacgtatacgcaatatatgcatacaagatcgcttaatttgaaatgtatgcaaaatgCACTTGTTCTACTCAAACGGTCAATCTGTTGAAATATTTAGGCAGGCGAAACAAGCAAATCGTTTAGTGCACTTAGCTTCCGGCTCGTGAAAGGCAACGGAAGTGTCTAGCCAGCCCACGCGCActctaaagcaaaagctaaagcaaagccaacagcaaaagattgaaatgcacacacacacactcacacacacatgcagtaGTATATGGTATAATCGCAGCTTACTGCCTATTTAGGCAACTGCAATATGTCAGAGTCTAAACTCTGGCAGGCCGAGTTACGATTGGAGCTGAAGGCATGCGCCAGGATCAGGTCTGGTCATGGCCAACAATAAAAGCCTTTTCCCGACTGCATAACCCAATGCATGTGCCTCGTAGGTGTTGAAAGCAAGCGTTActagacagccagacagaccgacagacagacgaagcaggcaggcagaaaGGCAGACTAGACAACGTGCctaaaagaaagaaacacaaaatgtgcaaatttcTCCACAGCAGAGCGTGAAAAAGGCAGCTTTGctacatcaacaacaaaagcttaacaTGTGGGCGTGGTCAGCTGTAAAAAAggtaaatttacttttgccaGCGAAGCTAAAATGAATTCGTGTGCTCGCTTCGTTTATTATATTCCTAAGCCTTTGGGCTGAACCGAAATTTGTGTGCCTGAtaagaaaatatgcaaagtggATTGAAGCGAATCTATAGGAAAAATATGAAGCTTTaagccagcagcgctggctgctgctcgttttaatttaatagagCAAGATTTAACAACTGCTCCCCGTACAAATATTAACTGTTGTCATAATCGAAGTACGTTGCTAGCAAAAACatattctttctttttttctttattatgaCTGGGCCCAGCGGCATCGTTgtcaaaaataacaacaaaacaagtCAACTGCCAAAAAAGCGAggaaaatagcaacagcaaaagtaacagcaatggcaacagcaacaatatggGGCATGTTGCTCAGTCGCAGCACTACgagtaaattacaaattaaatcataaaacgCAAGTGACAGCGACGCAGCGTACAGATTTAGATTTATTACGTGACTAGAAACATTAAGCGCTCTTGCCATTAACACACGCGCCAGAGCAGAGCTGAGCGGGGCGGAGCGGAGCGGAGCGGAGCAGACAATCGTACTTGCAGGCAGGCACATGTCAACTTGTATCTTTAGCCGTGCATCTAATGTGCGTAACTtttgtcatttgttgttggggcTGTTTATGtcgctttaattattaaatacttgattaggcaataaaacaaaacttttatgcACGCGCAATTACACAgatgcaaatacaaaagctgctgctgcaatatttCGGCTAATTGAATGCTAATTATGGCAAacatgtccgtccgtccatccgtccatccgtctgtctgtctgtctgtccgtccgtccgtccgtccgacCGTATGTCTctctgttgtgtgtgtattcgtTGCGGTTTTTGGTTGTCGCTTGAATTGATTCTCGATTAATAATGCCAATTAGTTTGATACTTTGcatgcaaacatttaatgctTCAGCTGATTTCAGGTGTGGCATCATGCACTCAAGATAAGAGTAGTTgccacctacacacacacgcacacatgcaaatagTATAATGTggtctttgtgtgtgtctgtgagcTGGGCCAAGTAACAGTACGAGCATAaagtaattttcatttaattgacaTAATTGCGCACACTGTGCATATGTAATCAATTGTCAAAGCCACTGCAAACAGTCCGAGTGACAAACGGTATggcatagacacacacacgaacacacgcacacgcatacagatACACAGAGCTGCAGTGACTAACGTTTGTTGTTCACTTTGCTGTTAAGCTGGCAATGACAGCAATGGAAATTTTATTGGCAGGCTCTGGCAAAATGGCCATTGACatagataaatatttgttggctTACCATttggaacacacacacacacacatatatatatatatatacaaacagacagcagcaTGCTGCCACGCCTTAATATGCAAGGGCAATGCTTTCACTCAAATGTCACTTAGCTGCTCTCACACCGTCAGCGCTGTCAAgctgttagtgtgtgtgcttatgtgtgtgttagtgtgtgtgccacaaaatTCAACTGCATGTCAAACtcttcaatatttgtttaccaAACGCGTTGACAGTTTGCCTAAGTGCGTGTGgctgtgtgcttgtgtgtgtgtggggaaaCTTATATTTGTGATCTGCATGTTGCCTAATTTGCTGCACTTGGTGTGCTGGAATTCATTTTAAAGTATTCAATGGTTTCTTGGTCTCTGtgtgatttttgttttaatgtaaGCTGCCAACCGCTTGCTATAATTATGCATTCATGTTAATTACCAACGCACATTGTTGTGGCAATGGCTTAAGGACAAAGGGAGCTGTGCGCCAATTTAAGACTGCAGCAGTGCAAAATGATTTTaactacaattaattaatgactATTTGAATGAAAATGCGAGCAATGGAATTTCGTGCAACGTCTGCGGCAACCAGCTTACCTTTGTAGCAATTAATTGGCTTTAATGAAcaacacgcacgcacacacacatgcacacgtatgcatttatattttacatgcCACAAGGcatttgttggctgttggcagCGCCTTAAGGTATGCAACA encodes:
- the LOC108601504 gene encoding protein Diedel-like; translation: MAARCFLAGLAVPILVLQLIATSNAVCCVTKTIAFDLTDPTDDCKFYYAQKWKTGCKIDVCDDGFQPEGFYCGNGKCNIFGCQCKNGCVTGDPVNATSNYFGFWNVDNVRRVFVRDGQ